The Candidatus Bathyarchaeum sp. genome contains the following window.
TATACGACCCGAAGTTTCTTGTTTATTGGGATGATTTTTGTTTGAAAAAATCCTTGTAGCAGTTGACGGCTCAGAGTTATCGTATAAATCTGTAGACTATGCTTTAGATTTAGCACAAAAATATTCTGCAGAAGTAAAAATAATAACAGTAATTGATGCACCTTCAGACACTTTAGTTGCCCAAGCATCAACATTTGCTCCACAAAGCATCAAAGACTATGAAGAAAAACTGGAAAAAGCCCATGAACAAATTCTGTTCAAGGCAATCCAAAAGGCAAAGTTAACCCCAAAAATCCCTGTGACCAAGGAAATCTTGGAAGGTCATCCTGCAGAAAAAATAATTGAAACAACCAAAAAAGAATCAGTTGACCTCATTATAATGGGGAGCAGAGGACTAGGCGGACTTAAAGAATTTATTTTGGGAAGTGTAAGCGACAAAGTTGCTGATGAAGCGCCTTGTCCAGTTTTGATAATAAAATAGCCTCATCACAAAGAGAAATAAAAATTTGTTCAAGAATTGATGAATTGTCTTTGGTTTTAACCGTACTAAAAACTTGTTATCAGAAATATTGCATAAATTACGAGCAAAACAATTCCTTGTCGTTTGCCAACATTAGAGTTTTGGATTATATAACCAAAGACAATGTTAGCGATTAACGAAAAAAGTATCAAGTCAGAAAAA
Protein-coding sequences here:
- a CDS encoding universal stress protein, with the protein product MFEKILVAVDGSELSYKSVDYALDLAQKYSAEVKIITVIDAPSDTLVAQASTFAPQSIKDYEEKLEKAHEQILFKAIQKAKLTPKIPVTKEILEGHPAEKIIETTKKESVDLIIMGSRGLGGLKEFILGSVSDKVADEAPCPVLIIK